One bacterium genomic region harbors:
- a CDS encoding DUF6082 family protein codes for MTITEKISIGLLIIQIITFVAILATLIVYYRQLRTMEAQLRASSGANSRLLHVELIKLAIDKPDLLRVWHANHSELSLEDFRAHLFVNLHLSNLEAFLAQKAFTKEEVEIALKHHSANPYYRAFWHRVSKQQCGWRDSKDENTQWFCRLCDRIFAI; via the coding sequence ATGACAATCACAGAAAAAATAAGCATTGGATTGTTGATTATACAAATCATCACGTTTGTCGCTATCCTGGCGACATTAATCGTCTATTATCGTCAACTTCGTACTATGGAAGCACAGCTGAGAGCCTCTTCAGGAGCAAACTCCCGACTCTTGCATGTCGAACTAATCAAGTTGGCAATTGATAAACCTGATTTGCTCCGTGTTTGGCATGCAAATCACTCAGAGCTTTCATTGGAAGACTTCAGGGCACATCTCTTTGTAAATCTCCACCTTTCAAACCTCGAAGCTTTCTTAGCACAAAAGGCGTTCACGAAGGAAGAGGTGGAAATAGCACTGAAGCATCATTCAGCGAACCCATACTATCGTGCGTTTTGGCATAGAGTAAGTAAACAGCAATGCGGGTGGCGCGATTCAAAAGATGAGAACACGCAATGGTTTTGTCGTCTATGTGATCGTATTTTTGCAATCTGA
- a CDS encoding ImmA/IrrE family metallo-endopeptidase produces the protein MPFPKVRVITADLLTQAGITSPPIDPAQVAAFLGILIETRPGYPALSGIEQDGPQTRIIIRAGLRPERQHFLVAHEVGHVYWQDNEHHRGDPSLGGRLEYFCNKFASLMLLPFEWFNADAAETGHDLFALKRIYSTASNQLIARRIVSLRPAIATVFDDDGKEKRVTERFNGSGPQDKKLTKAESQVIKEVCGTGSVIENIGTIKEKGQFVRVKVKGYPIFENGWKRVITFMEPEETAGFEDGEFEGDIYPFPEY, from the coding sequence ATGCCCTTCCCTAAAGTCCGTGTCATAACCGCCGACCTCCTTACCCAGGCCGGAATCACCTCTCCACCGATAGACCCTGCTCAAGTCGCAGCGTTTTTAGGGATTTTGATTGAGACACGGCCCGGATATCCGGCTCTCTCCGGCATTGAGCAGGATGGGCCGCAGACTCGCATCATCATTCGTGCCGGACTGCGGCCCGAGCGGCAGCACTTCCTCGTGGCGCACGAGGTCGGGCATGTGTACTGGCAGGACAATGAGCATCATCGCGGTGATCCGTCTCTCGGCGGACGCCTCGAATACTTTTGCAACAAGTTCGCCAGCTTGATGCTGCTGCCTTTCGAATGGTTCAACGCGGACGCAGCCGAGACCGGCCATGATCTCTTCGCCCTGAAGCGCATCTATTCGACCGCCTCCAATCAGCTGATCGCGCGTCGGATCGTTAGCCTGCGCCCGGCTATCGCAACCGTGTTCGATGACGACGGCAAGGAGAAGCGAGTCACGGAGAGATTCAACGGCTCCGGCCCCCAGGACAAGAAGCTCACCAAAGCCGAGAGCCAGGTAATCAAGGAAGTCTGCGGGACAGGTTCGGTGATCGAGAACATCGGCACGATCAAAGAGAAGGGGCAGTTCGTCCGAGTGAAGGTCAAGGGCTACCCGATCTTCGAAAACGGCTGGAAGAGAGTTATCACGTTCATGGAGCCGGAAGAGACTGCCGGATTCGAAGACGGAGAGTTTGAAGGAGATATCTATCCGTTTCCGGAGTACTGA